The nucleotide window GGGGTTAACCCTTGCATGATTACATATCAGAGCAGGGCACACACCACAGCCTGAGTAAATCTCCAGCCGAGATCCAGACGTCCGATCTCGCTCCTAATATGGCCGGCAGTCAGATTCACGCAGGGATAAGGCGGAGGGGGGAAGAACCGTGGCgtaacacatatatacacaacagCACATACATCTAATCTCTGTTTAATTGTGCGTTCATCTCCAGGATCTCTCCCTGAGGTTAAAACAATTGTCTGGAGTCTTAATGTATGTCAATGGGCAGATGTCGTCCGCTATCTCAGGCTGCCACCAGCTTTGAATCTCACTTCAATAAAGAGGCTCGTATCTGCATGTCGGTGTCAGAGCACGGGGAAGAGTTGGCAgatgtgggctgtgtgtgtgtgtgtgtgtgaatgagagagaccctctgtctgtctgtctcacctGGTATCTGTCAGAATGGTGCGCGTCGTCGGAGGAGAGCGGAGAGATGACTGGAGACTCGCCCTCGCGCTTGATGTGCACTGACAACAGGAGAgactgagacacagagagagagagggagagagagatgagcagTCTACAGTCATTCACAGGATAAACATGTCATCCACAGCCCCTGCTCCTGCAGCCTgcggagaaaaagaagagaacatCTCCACTTTCTCCAGCAGTGAATCTCCTGTGACAGATAAAGCAGTTGTCCAGGTCAACGGAAGGTAACACGCTGATGGATCTCCATTACCAGCAGGCTCCTGGAAGCTGGGCCCCTGCCCTTTTCCCTCAGAGTGGATCAAACGGGCCCTTTACAATATTATCTCATCATTTTAGTTTACGGCTACACAGACagaaacataaaacataaaatggcACCTTTCCTGACACTGTACGACACACAGCGTTTACCCCAACGTTTCTTCCCGACGTTAAAGCCATTTCCTGTTCCAGTCACAGAGCCACACAATGCTGCCAacctcataataataataacaacaacaacacgttTGCAGGAGAACACTCACCTACTGATATATCTCTGTCTCATCCTtaggactcagcactgcagaaactgctctatgtaACCTCTGGGCGAGCGAATACAAGCGAATTACACACTGCAACTGCAGGGGGAGCCCTGGAGCAACAATATATCAGCTCTTACACAGTGCTGCTTGAAATGAGTAAGGTTCAGTGTTGGTATGTTCCTCCGCTGACGCCGATGCTATTTCGCTACACCAGCAGGACACACACATTAGAGCGCCTGACCCTGAAGACCTCTGCGCAGGCCTGATTAGTAGCAGCAGTGTCACAGCACTGCCACAGAGGGCTCGAAGGACATCTCCCTAGATAACATCACAGGACACGCTGATCTATTATGGAACGCCCTGAGAAAcatcacaggaaaaaaaaaaaaaaaaagctaattgaCTTCACGGCTGCAGAAAGGCTGGGAGAGTCTTGATCCCCGTCCAGCTGCTTTTACGAGGCCgctataaaatatttgtatttacaaTCGGCTCCGATTAATCAAAGTGAGAGGAGGGGTGGCGGCTTTAGTGGGTGACAACTGTAATCTAATATTAATACGTGAAAAATGGCAGGCGCGCTCCACGGGGACAGTAAATTAGACATTATGCATGGCTTCTTATGCTTCTGAATTGCAAGGTCAGGAAACAATTTATTTGTGAACTCAAAGCCTTTGGAGCTTAGGGAATATTGTGTGCGTCACAGCAccgatacagagagagagagagggaaggaattagtgtgtgtgtgtgtgtgtgtgtgtgtgtgtgtaaatcgtTTATGTAGCTGTGCAGTATATTGAGCATGAAAAATGGAATCGTCCCATCGTAATATGAGAATCGCTAATCATTCATCGCTACCAGCACCGGGAACTCTCCAAATAATGACACTTGAGTTTGAGGACGAGTGCATCTGCTGCTACCCTGCGTCTGATTAGAATCCTTCGCTTCAGGTTCACCGAGAACAGAAGGGAAAGGGGAGGGAAGGGAAGGTTGTCTAGGTGCTCCCTCTGGCCTCTGACTCTTTGGATTAGCACCAGCTGAGCCGGCATGGGGTCGCTATGGCAATGGCTGCCCGAGAGGAGAGTGGAAGCGGACTGGGCCAGAGCGGGGTTAATCCCCTATAGAACCGGCACGCCAGGCCCGATTCATCAGTCTGGACTACAGACCTCCCCTTCTTCAGAGCCTAGCCCCAGTCGGTTCTTCATTCTCCACACGCCGCTGCGGAATACTAAACACGGGCTGTGGAATGCTCCGTCACGTCCAGACCCTCCACAACCACTCCCCCTGACTTACCCCCACCCCCTGACGTCCCTGCCCCGGTTTCACCCAATTTACTCCGAGCTGGGGTCCTGAATGAAAGGAATACAAGGTAAGAGTTGGTATTTTTTGGTTCCGGAGTTGCAGAGTGTGATCATTTATTACAGGAGAGTCTTAACATCAAAGGGGGGGAGGGGTTGGTTTTCTACCCGcctccaaaaattacatagtgcagtttctgcagtgctgagatgaaagtagcagtgacagaggccctattctccctgttacaacTCAGTGAAGCGTCACATTGATTTTATATCTGTGTTGTTTAGGTCAAATAtaacctactgttgctttaaaggaacactgttatTCAAATCAGGTTTGTGTCCTGTTTGCATCAATTTGGGAAATGGCCGTACTGTCTTTGCTCATGTATCTCACTCTCTCGGCTCTGTTCCCacctttgcacccagtgactccgggttggctccggacccaccgcgaccctgaactggacgagggttatgaatgaatgaaggaatgaatttACTCCATTTAGTTCTTGGATAACCCTCATTCAGTCCTGGTCTAGACCAGGTCCCACTCTTTGAAGACACCTGGACTAGGGGTTAAGACTAGGGGTTATTGTCAGGCCACAGTCAGGTCTGGAACACATTTTTAATGGACTACTGTTGAGATTAGATATAGTTTTTTGGGCTGTTATTAGGTTGGGAGAGAAagtgttgtgttttttcagcTGTATTGGCGTTGGATTTCAAATTTCAGCCCTAGTTCCCTCTGTTCCAAAGCATCCTCCAAACTGCAATAACGACTTGAACTGATCTTTCAAGCACCATCTGTCAAAATCACTGCAGCTTTTTAAGTGCTCTTTTGGATAAAGAATGTCTTCTGATGGCATTTGAAGAGAGATATAGCAAAAAGCACGGCTCGGTGAGCCTAGAGTGTCACTTTTACACGCCAGGTTTGACGTGGGTCTGCGCTGACGTTAAAAAGCTCTATCTAATCAGGTGCACGGGTCGCTGGAAGATGGGGAAGATTCTCGGGCTCCGGGAAGGACACGTGAATCAGCAATCTCTGAAGTCGATGATAAGATCGATAGGCCTCCGTACTTGGTGCGTCTCCTGTGATATGAAATGTCATaaatctctttttctttctctcctttctctgcCAACATTGTCAAGTACGGTTTTAATAGTAGGTAAGTGCGGTCTTCTTTTAAACAACTGGATCTGAAGGAACTGAACAGCACCTGATTCAAAGAGGCCGACAAGCAATGCTTTCGCCTTCTATTAAGAGAACAATAAGCTCGTTTTCTCTGGCGAGTCGTTACCATTTGACTGTTAAAAAGATGGGCAGGAAACAGTCTCCGGCTCTCACTTTTCCTTAAGTACATTACCACAGGAAATAAAGGACCATTTGAGGAAGTTTTCATTCACATAATCCCCCTCTCTCAGTTAAGTGGGGCTCTTCTTATGTCCTAATAGAACAGAGAAGCTCTTATTGCCACTAATTGTCGCACGGCAGCAGCCATCTTACCTTGGGTGTGCCCGGCGCTGTGATGATGTCCTTGTGTGACGGGTTCTTGCTgtggagagaaggaaagaattAGCGATGAACGTACAGAAGAGTGCTAATATCAGTATGATTCACTGTTAGGGTTCGGTGAGAAGCTGCTCCCTTGAAAAACCTGAAATCTGATTGGATAATATGATAAGAGATtaagtttaaaataattttcaaatcacagataaatatgtttaaatcaggaaaatatgctgtttaataaaaaatgttgggtctgtcccaaaacctagtgagctgcctaagtAGGCCCTGTCTACGTAGAAAGCTGTTTAAGTAGGCAGTGTTCTAACGGTCGTCTGTCCTcgtgaggcagattattgagacgctGTAGTTAGAGAGCGATTGCGTCACGGCAAGTTCCCGCCCATCGCAAGCAACCGTTGCTTATTTACCTCAGCGGCTAGCGTCGCCTCAGCATTTCAGCGCGGAGGATTCTAATCTGTTTTTATCGCGTTTTTAATTACTTTTGCTCGGGGATAAGAGCGAAATGGACGGGAGTTGTTCTCGCGTTGTATCCTGTGATGGCCTTCGCGGCTTAGGAAGGGTTCGACGCTGCCTTCAAATTCGGCCAAATTAAGATATCTTAGTAGGCAGCATAATGAGggtctaagaattgggacagccgACGTGTTGGGAGCGCGCACACTGTGACGTAAAATGGTCTCTAGATAGATAgttcactaggttttgggacagaaccgttatgtaatattttgtcaCTGTTAGAACAAATACATTTATCTCCAAATGTTCTCTTAAGAGGGATTTAAAATTGAATATTGTAACATCTTAATCTGAACGTTTCTTTTGAGAGGCCAAATGCTTTCTTTGACTCCCCCCTGTTGTTGATTACGATGCTGTGGCAATGTTAGACCGGTGCTGAACTGATCGGCCAGGACGTGATGTCCGAGGTGAGGGATGGTCCATGGCCTGTAGTGGATCAAATTCAATCTGTTTTTCCTCAGGAAGCTCTTGACTGACGCTCACAGTATTTGGTTTCTGCCGCTCCAGATGTGAGCCGCGCGGTAGAGAGCACGGAGAAGACAAAAGTCCATGAAGCTACACAAATCACGGTTTTAATCATGTGGTGgggaagaaggaaaaaaggTAACGGCAGGTTTTAGCTGCTGCCCTCTGTGCCACTCAATCCTGGCAGCCCTGGGCCATTCTGTATTTGAAACAATTACTGTCCAAAAGTACCTCTGCTAAGCAGATTTGggttataatttttttattgaagTAATCATTCTCATGGATGCGCTCATCCAGTGTTTCCGAGACctccccccacctctctctctctctctctgtggttgaGGCAGAAGGAAATAAATGATTTCTCTGTTATTTGATTTGTCACTGAAGCGCCTCAGGCACTTAGGGCTTTTGAAATATGTTGAGGACAATGCGGCGGCTTGTAAACATTGTATTAAGGAGGCAGCGAGGAgcgggaggaggaggaggaggtggaggtgggatAAAATGGTGGGTGGAAGGGTGGCGTCGCTCCCCCTCGGGCTTGGCCAGAGGGGGCTACATCAACTCCCCaccacccacccctcccccaACCCCAAAAGTACCGGCCGATTGAAGATGACTGATTAGAAAGCAGGAAATATTAAACGGGCCGGCCCGAGCGTTCACCGACAATAGGCAGAGACATATCAAATCACATCTCTACTCCAAACATTAATATCCCTTATTccatctccctccctccttccctccttctctctctccatttctcacacacacacacacacacacacactaaaaggCACGATTACTTTTTTTGTCCCTTTctttctgtacttttttttctctgggcatttctgt belongs to Hoplias malabaricus isolate fHopMal1 chromosome 9, fHopMal1.hap1, whole genome shotgun sequence and includes:
- the LOC136706691 gene encoding E3 ubiquitin-protein ligase RNF220-like, whose protein sequence is SSSLPLCVSGKKKVSLYDSQAPICPICQVLLRPGELQEHMEQEMERLTHLHISKNPSHKDIITAPGTPKSLLLSVHIKREGESPVISPLSSDDAHHSDRYQIRASLLK